A window from Bacillota bacterium encodes these proteins:
- a CDS encoding P-loop NTPase → MKIAISGKGGVGKTTVAAGLIRHLAERGRSVYAVDADPDVSLGSALGIPEEKLRAQAPLVDLKEVIAEKMGDGALLALNPKVDDVLNRYSLDFEGIKFIRMGGIKAAGSACYCRENSFLKAIVDALVLDRDEVVVMDMGAGIEHLTRGTARGVDAMIVVTEPTPISVRTAKVIGGLAQDVGIRRVHYVANKVRGERERRFLAESLAPGELWAIIPFDEGVIDASLDGGGNTPAEGAVADQVAILADRLIDEAGVGS, encoded by the coding sequence ATGAAGATCGCCATTTCCGGCAAGGGTGGGGTGGGGAAGACGACCGTCGCCGCCGGCCTCATCAGGCATCTGGCCGAACGCGGTCGCTCCGTCTACGCCGTCGACGCCGACCCCGACGTCAGCCTCGGCAGCGCCCTCGGCATCCCGGAAGAAAAGCTCCGCGCCCAAGCCCCGCTGGTGGACCTCAAAGAGGTCATCGCGGAGAAGATGGGCGATGGGGCTCTTCTTGCTTTGAACCCGAAGGTGGACGACGTCCTGAACCGCTACTCGCTGGACTTCGAGGGGATCAAGTTCATCCGCATGGGCGGGATCAAGGCCGCCGGCTCGGCCTGCTACTGCAGGGAGAATTCGTTCCTGAAAGCCATCGTCGACGCCCTCGTCCTCGACCGCGACGAGGTCGTGGTGATGGACATGGGGGCCGGCATCGAGCACCTGACCCGCGGCACGGCCCGGGGGGTCGACGCGATGATCGTCGTCACCGAGCCCACGCCGATCAGCGTCCGGACGGCCAAGGTCATCGGCGGGCTGGCCCAGGATGTCGGCATCCGACGGGTTCATTATGTCGCCAACAAGGTCCGGGGTGAGCGGGAGCGACGGTTCCTGGCCGAGTCTCTCGCCCCCGGTGAACTCTGGGCCATCATCCCCTTCGACGAAGGGGTCATCGACGCTTCGCTTGACGGAGGTGGGAATACCCCGGCCGAGGGCGCGGTGGCCGATCAGGTGGCCATCCTGGCCGACCGGCTCATCGACGAAGCCGGGGTCGGGTCGTGA